In Puntigrus tetrazona isolate hp1 chromosome 7, ASM1883169v1, whole genome shotgun sequence, the following are encoded in one genomic region:
- the cdkn1ca gene encoding cyclin-dependent kinase inhibitor 1Ca, which translates to MANVEVSSSNLERHVARRTFPLLARTKVCRNLFGPVDHEELQGEMKRKLQEISERDQSRWNFNFETNSPLPGDYEWEAISEDTMPFFYKDTVQNKRARAAASVNATGDASAAADSHGLPRAPPVQESEDVPGRADEINQENFSGAMNSRPARASGLRNRRKRSLVPETPRNSTPQITDFFPKRKRSLESKQDERSSLQAGASTGVEVTPRKTIR; encoded by the exons ATGGCAAACGTGGAGGTATCATCAAGCAATCTGGAGCGCCATGTTGCACGGAGGACCTTTCCTCTTCTCGCCCGCACAAAGGTCTGCCGTAACCTTTTCGGACCCGTGGATCACGAGGAGCTGCAGGGTGAAATGAAACGCAAACTCCAGGAGATCTCCGAGCGAGACCAGAGCCGGTGGAATTTTAACTTTGAGACCAACTCGCCCTTGCCTGGAGATTACGAGTGGGAGGCGATTTCGGAGGACACTATGCCGTTTTTCTACAAGGATACAGTGCAAAATAAGAGAGCGCGCGCCGCGGCGTCTGTTAACGCGACCGGAGACGCGTCCGCCGCCGCCGACTCGCACGGGCTTCCCAGGGCTCCGCCGGTTCAAGAGTCCGAGGACGTCCCGGGACGAGCCGACGAAATCAACCAGGAGAACTTCTCCGGCGCTATGAACTCGCGACCGGCTCGTGCTTCGGGGCTCAGAAACAGGCGAAAGAGGTCGCTCGTCCCGGAGACCCCCAGAAACAGCACGCCGCAGATCACAG ACTTCTTCCCGAAGAGGAAGAGGAGCCTGGAGTCCAAGCAGGATGAACGTAGCTCGCTCCAAGCCGGCGCGTCCACGGGCGTCGAAGTAACGCCGCGCAAAACAATAAGATGA